A single genomic interval of Streptomyces sp. BA2 harbors:
- a CDS encoding TerD family protein, producing MTVNMTKGQAINLQKDDGGALSAVRMGLGWQAAPRRGLFGTRTREVDLDASAVLFADKQPVDVVFFRHLVSDDGSVRHTGDNLVGGVGQGGDDEAILVDLQRIPVHIDQIVFTVNSFTGQTFQEVQNAFCRLVDETNGQELARYTLDGGGQYTAQIMAKVHRAGTGWQMTAIGNPANGRTFQDLMPSILPHL from the coding sequence GTGACGGTCAACATGACCAAGGGTCAGGCCATCAACCTGCAGAAGGACGACGGGGGCGCCCTGTCCGCCGTGCGCATGGGGCTCGGCTGGCAAGCGGCCCCGAGGCGGGGTCTGTTCGGCACGCGCACGCGTGAGGTCGACCTGGACGCGTCGGCGGTCCTGTTCGCCGACAAGCAGCCGGTGGACGTCGTGTTCTTCCGCCACCTCGTCAGTGACGACGGTTCCGTGCGCCACACCGGTGACAACCTCGTCGGCGGTGTCGGCCAGGGCGGGGACGACGAGGCGATCCTCGTCGACCTGCAGCGGATCCCGGTCCACATCGACCAGATCGTCTTCACGGTGAACTCCTTCACGGGCCAGACGTTCCAGGAAGTGCAGAACGCGTTCTGCAGGCTTGTCGACGAGACCAACGGCCAGGAGCTCGCCCGGTACACACTCGACGGCGGCGGCCAGTACACCGCGCAGATCATGGCGAAGGTCCACCGCGCGGGCACGGGCTGGCAGATGACGGCCATCGGCAATCCCGCCAACGGCCGCACGTTCCAGGACCTGATGCCGTCGATCCTGCCGCACCTGTAA